From the genome of Eucalyptus grandis isolate ANBG69807.140 chromosome 2, ASM1654582v1, whole genome shotgun sequence, one region includes:
- the LOC104432765 gene encoding zinc finger protein ZAT8: MVKRDREDAEVEALAVANCLMLLPRVGECADSNRESRSTERMFACKTCNREFSSFQALGGHRTSHKKQKLIPGGLFHLGCTADSSPAKPKRHECSICGLEFPMGQALGGHMRRHRAAMAEGLAAEAAKPVPVLKRSNSKRVMCLDLNSSLMEDDLTLRLGKVAPPLVLDLLL; this comes from the coding sequence ATGGtgaagagagacagagaggacgCGGAGGTCGAAGCCCTGGCCGTGGCCAACTGCTTGATGCTCCTCCCCCGAGTCGGCGAGTGCGCCGACTCGAACCGCGAATCGCGGTCTACAGAGCGGATGTTCGCGTGCAAGACGTGCAACCGCGAGTTCTCCTCATTCCAGGCGCTCGGAGGGCATAGAACCAGCCACAAGAAGCAGAAGCTGATCCCCGGCGGCCTCTTCCACCTCGGCTGCACCGCGGATTCCTCGCCAGCCAAGCCGAAGAGGCACGAGTGCTCGATATGCGGCCTCGAGTTCCCGATGGGCCAAGCCCTTGGCGGTCACATGAGGAGGCACAGGGCCGCCATGGCGGAGGGCTTGGCGGCAGAGGCGGCGAAGCCTGTGCCGGTGTTGAAGAGATCGAATAGCAAGAGAGTCATGTGCTTGGATTTGAACTCGTCGCTGATGGAGGACGACTTGACCTTGCGTTTAGGAAAGGTTGCGCCGCCTTTGGTGCTAGATCTCCTTCTGTAG
- the LOC104432759 gene encoding zinc finger protein ZAT8, with protein MVKRDREDTEVEALARANCLMLLSRVGESTDSASPDRKSHPTERMFACKTCNREFSSFQALGGHKASHKKQKLISGDLFHLGHAADSSPAKPKTHECSICGLDFPMGQALGGHMRKHRANMLEILAAAAAKPVPVLKKSNSKRVTGLDLNSLPMEDDLTLRLGKAAPPLVLDLVL; from the coding sequence ATGGtgaagagagacagagaggacaCGGAGGTCGAAGCCCTGGCCAGGGCCAATTGCTTGATGCTCCTCTCCCGTGTTGGCGAGAGCACCGACTCGGCGTCGCCGGACCGCAAATCGCACCCTACAGAGCGAATGTTCGCGTGCAAGACTTGCAACCGCGAATTCTCCTCGTTCCAGGCGCTCGGAGGGCACAAAGCCAGCCACAAGAAGCAAAAGCTGATCTCCGGCGATCTCTTCCACCTCGGCCACGCAGCAGATTCCTCGCCGGCCAAGCCAAAGACGCACGAGTGCTCGATATGCGGCCTCGATTTCCCGATGGGCCAAGCCCTCGGCGGTCACATGAGGAAGCACAGGGCGAACATGCTGGAAATCTTGGCAGCAGCGGCCGCAAAGCCTGTGCCAGTGTTGAAGAAATCAAACAGCAAGAGAGTCACGGGCTTGGATTTGAACTCGTTGCCGATGGAGGACGACTTGACCTTGCGTTTAGGAAAGGCTGCGCCGCCTTTGGTGCTTGATCTCGTTTTGTAG
- the LOC104432761 gene encoding zinc finger protein ZAT12 gives MVKRDREDTEVEALAVANSLMLLSRIGRSTDSNRKSRPTERMFTCKTCNREFPSFQALGGHRASHKKPKLISGDLLRLGRTADSSPAKLKMHECSICGLDFPTGQALGGHMRRHRAAILESLVAAAAKPVPVLKKSNSKRVRGLDLNSLPMEDDLTLRLGKVAPPLVPDLVL, from the coding sequence ATGGtgaagagagacagagaggacaCGGAGGTCGAAGCCCTGGCCGTGGCCAACAGCTTGATGCTCCTCTCCCGAATCGGCCGGAGCACCGACTCAAACCGCAAATCGCGGCCTACAGAGCGGATGTTCACATGCAAGACGTGCAACCGCGAGTTCCCCTCGTTCCAGGCGCTCGGAGGGCACAGAGCCAGCCACAAGAAGCCAAAGCTGATCTCCGGCGACCTCTTGCGCCTTGGCCGCACGGCAGATTCCTCGCCGGCCAAGCTGAAGATGCACGAGTGCTCGATATGCGGCCTCGATTTCCCGACTGGCCAAGCCCTTGGTGGTCACATGAGGCGGCACAGGGCGGCCATACTGGAGAGCTTGGTGGCGGCCGCCGCAAAGCCTGTGCCGGTGTTGAAGAAATCGAACAGCAAGAGAGTCAGGGGCTTGGATTTGAACTCGTTGCCGATGGAGGACGACTTGACCTTGCGTTTAGGAAAGGTTGCGCCGCCTTTAGTGCCAGATCTCGTTTTGTAG
- the LOC104432760 gene encoding zinc finger protein ZAT11: MVKRDREDAGVEALARANCLMLLSQVGESTNSSSPNHKSRPTERMFKCKTCNREFSSSQALGGHRASHKKPKLISGDLLHLGHAAYSSPAKPKKHECSICGLEFPIGQALGGHVRRHRAAMLESLAAVAPKPVPVLKKSNSKRVMGLDLNSSPMEDDLTLRLGKVAPPLVLDLVL, encoded by the coding sequence ATGGtgaagagagacagagaggacgCGGGGGTCGAAGCCCTGGCCAGGGCCAATTGCTTGATGCTCCTCTCCCAAGTCGGCGAGAGCACCAACTCGTCGTCGCCGAATCACAAATCGCGGCCTACGGAGCGAATGTTCAAGTGCAAGACGTGCAACCGCGAGTTCTCGTCCTCCCAGGCGCTCGGAGGGCACAGAGCCAGCCACAAGAAGCCAAAGCTTATCTCCGGCGACCTCTTACACCTCGGCCACGCAGCGTATTCCTCGCCGGCCAAGCCGAAGAAGCACGAGTGCTCGATATGCGGCCTCGAGTTCCCGATTGGCCAAGCCCTTGGCGGTCACGTGAGGAGGCACAGGGCCGCCATGCTGGAGAGCTTGGCGGCGGTGGCCCCAAAGCCCGTGCCGGTGTTGAAGAAATCGAACAGCAAGAGGGTCATGGGCTTGGATTTGAACTCGTCGCCAATGGAGGACGACTTGACCTTGCGTTTAGGGAAGGTTGCGCCACCTTTGGTGCTAGATCTCGTTTTGTAG
- the LOC104432762 gene encoding zinc finger protein ZAT12 produces the protein MVKRDREDMEVEALAVANSLMLLSRVGQSTDSNCKWQPTERMFACKTCNREFSSFQALGGHRASHKKPKLISGDLLRLGHEADSSPAKPKTHECSICGLDFPIGQALGGHMRRHRAAMLESLAAAATKPVPVLKKSNSKRVAGLDLNSSPMEDDLTLRLGKVAPPLVLDLVL, from the coding sequence ATGGtgaagagagacagagaggacaTGGAGGTCGAAGCCCTGGCCGTGGCCAACAGCTTGATGCTCCTCTCCCGAGTTGGCCAGAGCACCGACTCGAACTGCAAATGGCAGCCTACAGAGCGGATGTTCGCGTGCAAGACGTGCAACCGCGAGTTCTCCTCCTTCCAGGCGCTGGGAGGGCACAGAGCCAGCCACAAGAAGCCGAAGCTGATCTCCGGCGACCTCTTGCGCCTTGGCCACGAAGCGGATTCCTCGCCAGCCAAGCCGAAGACGCATGAGTGCTCGATATGTGGCCTCGATTTCCCGATCGGCCAAGCCCTAGGTGGTCACATGAGGAGGCACAGGGCCGCCATGCTGGAGAGCTTGGCGGCGGCAGCCACAAAGCCCGTGCCGGTGTTGAAGAAATCGAACAGCAAGAGAGTCGCGGGCTTGGATTTGAACTCGTCGCCCATGGAGGACGACTTGACCTTGCGTTTAGGAAAGGTTGCGCCGCCTTTGGTGCTAGATCTCGTTTTGTAG
- the LOC104432763 gene encoding zinc finger protein ZAT8, translating to MVKRDREDREVEALAVANSLMLLSRVGQSSDSNCKSWPTERMFACKTCNREFSSFQALGGHRASHKKPKLISGDLFHLGHAADSSQAKPKKHECSICGLEFPIGQALGGHMRRHRAAMLERLATATAKPVPVLKKSNSKRVMGLDLNSSPTEDDLTLRLGKVTPPLALDLVL from the coding sequence ATGGtgaagagagacagagaggacaGGGAGGTCGAGGCCCTGGCCGTGGCCAACAGCTTGATGCTCCTCTCCCGAGTCGGCCAGAGCAGCGACTCGAACTGCAAATCGTGGCCTACAGAGCGGATGTTCGCGTGCAAGACGTGCAACCGCGAGTTCTCCTCCTTCCAGGCGCTGGGAGGGCACAGAGCCAGCCACAAGAAGCCGAAGCTGATCTCCGGCGACCTCTTCCACCTCGGCCACGCAGCGGATTCCTCGCAGGCCAAGCCGAAGAAGCACGAGTGCTCGATATGCGGCCTCGAGTTCCCGATTGGCCAAGCTCTTGGTGGACACATGAGGAGGCACAGGGCCGCCATGCTGGAGAGATTGGCGACGGCCACCGCAAAGCCCGTGCCGGTGTTGAAGAAATCGAACAGCAAGAGAGTCATGGGCTTGGATTTGAACTCGTCGCCGACAGAGGACGACTTGACCTTGCGTTTAGGAAAGGTTACGCCGCCTTTGGCGCTAGATCTTGTTTTGTAG